From a region of the Corallococcus coralloides DSM 2259 genome:
- a CDS encoding winged helix-turn-helix transcriptional regulator has protein sequence MHDDLSPLCSRFLAAADLLGRRWTGVILRILMDGPCRFGELTERIGTISERVLSERLKDLEAEGIVERHVDPGPPIRSEYRLTQKGQAFWKVIDELGKWAERWVDVKAPAQAQKGVAVKVTRAAPRKRKSA, from the coding sequence ATGCATGACGACCTGAGCCCGTTGTGCTCGCGGTTCCTGGCGGCGGCCGACCTGCTGGGCCGGCGCTGGACGGGCGTCATCCTGCGCATCCTGATGGACGGGCCGTGCCGCTTCGGGGAGCTGACGGAGCGCATTGGCACCATCAGCGAGCGCGTCCTGTCGGAGCGGCTCAAGGACCTGGAGGCCGAAGGCATCGTCGAGCGCCACGTGGACCCGGGTCCGCCCATCCGCTCCGAGTACCGTCTGACGCAGAAGGGTCAAGCGTTCTGGAAGGTCATCGACGAACTGGGCAAGTGGGCGGAGCGCTGGGTGGACGTGAAGGCTCCGGCGCAGGCGCAGAAGGGCGTGGCGGTGAAGGTCACGCGGGCCGCGCCCCGGAAGCGCAAGAGCGCCTGA
- a CDS encoding S8 family peptidase, which yields MKSFLLVPKESIETQARPGVRGTAQGERVLSRSTALRFSAAQKAPDALTALGLRSATLPGVKPAVSGQEPRGRKRARGKKASDVDATPMPGAPVTEQAGTEAGSYRFMPLIGATMAHFYSQDAEVAARGELAEEFEFIPDVVPLSFPGPVSAGQTGPRNRGMSSLAQREWPDESGVPLAHAQGIRGAGVMLGILDTGVDADHPEHASKTIQFRYVSLFPNSPHNPARDVRGFDPDGHGTHVCGIAAGVHHGVAPEVDLYAASVIESETIRTSLGRVAAGMEWLLHQFSRPENASRPAVVNLSLGFPLQPPPGISEADYLLNQRALQAMLRRLLDSNILPIVAAGNSGPDTVGYPAAFPEALAVGAVDFERNVATFSASGAVGRRVVPDVMGYGVNVYSSTERRCNNQAFYERMSGTSMAAPYVAGIAALYRCRAPDLTALEVRDLILANAIKLPRSANHRTGKGLAVFR from the coding sequence ATGAAGTCTTTCCTGTTGGTACCCAAGGAGTCCATCGAGACGCAGGCCCGGCCCGGAGTGCGTGGCACGGCGCAGGGCGAGCGCGTCCTCAGCCGCAGCACCGCGCTTCGCTTCAGCGCGGCCCAGAAGGCACCGGATGCCCTCACCGCCCTCGGCCTGCGGTCGGCCACGCTGCCTGGCGTGAAGCCCGCCGTCAGCGGCCAGGAGCCCCGCGGCCGCAAGCGCGCCCGCGGCAAGAAGGCCAGCGACGTCGACGCCACGCCCATGCCGGGCGCGCCCGTGACGGAGCAGGCCGGCACGGAAGCCGGCAGCTACCGGTTCATGCCGCTCATCGGCGCCACCATGGCGCACTTCTACTCCCAGGACGCGGAAGTGGCGGCCCGCGGCGAGCTGGCGGAGGAGTTCGAGTTCATCCCGGACGTGGTGCCCCTGTCCTTCCCCGGTCCGGTGTCCGCCGGACAGACAGGGCCGCGCAACCGCGGCATGAGCTCGCTCGCGCAGCGCGAGTGGCCTGACGAGTCCGGTGTCCCCCTGGCGCACGCCCAGGGCATCCGGGGCGCCGGCGTGATGCTGGGCATCCTGGACACCGGCGTGGACGCGGACCACCCCGAGCACGCGAGCAAGACCATCCAGTTCCGCTACGTCTCGCTCTTCCCCAACTCGCCGCACAACCCCGCGCGCGACGTGCGCGGGTTCGACCCGGACGGCCACGGCACGCACGTGTGCGGCATCGCCGCGGGCGTGCACCACGGCGTCGCGCCGGAGGTGGACCTGTACGCCGCGTCCGTCATCGAATCGGAGACCATCCGCACCAGCCTGGGCCGCGTGGCCGCCGGCATGGAGTGGCTGCTGCACCAGTTCAGCCGTCCGGAGAACGCGTCGCGTCCCGCCGTCGTCAACCTGTCGCTGGGCTTCCCGCTGCAGCCGCCTCCGGGCATCTCCGAAGCGGACTACCTGCTCAACCAGCGCGCGCTGCAAGCCATGCTGCGTCGGCTTCTGGACAGCAACATCCTGCCCATTGTCGCGGCGGGTAACAGTGGACCCGACACGGTTGGTTACCCAGCAGCCTTTCCCGAGGCCCTGGCTGTGGGGGCAGTCGACTTCGAACGCAACGTGGCCACCTTCTCCGCCAGCGGCGCCGTGGGGCGACGGGTCGTCCCTGACGTCATGGGCTACGGGGTGAATGTGTATTCGTCTACTGAACGCCGCTGCAACAATCAGGCGTTCTATGAACGAATGAGCGGCACAAGCATGGCGGCGCCATATGTCGCAGGAATCGCCGCGCTGTATCGTTGCCGCGCCCCTGACTTGACGGCATTGGAAGTGAGAGATTTGATTCTGGCCAATGCCATCAAGCTTCCTCGCTCGGCGAACCACCGGACGGGGAAGGGCCTGGCTGTTTTCAGGTGA
- the popD gene encoding PopC secretion inhibitor PopD, which translates to MSRKNGVPGGPQDISARMSSVAAVRPLPGSGGTVRALPGSGGLERDAQPGGDIDVTVMPRESAAPKSPSASSRAPLRSRADLYKEGQAENARFRESFMRWLEAHQLVGAVRAMSEPGGSLPMLHLRCAPRVLDQLRRAPEFEAGTMMPLEQLY; encoded by the coding sequence ATGAGCAGGAAGAATGGCGTGCCGGGCGGACCTCAAGACATTTCGGCCCGGATGTCCTCCGTTGCCGCCGTGCGTCCGCTGCCTGGCAGCGGAGGCACGGTGCGTGCGTTGCCGGGCTCTGGCGGCCTGGAGCGTGACGCCCAGCCGGGCGGCGACATCGACGTCACGGTGATGCCCCGGGAATCGGCCGCGCCGAAGAGCCCTTCCGCGTCCTCACGGGCACCCCTGCGTTCGCGCGCGGACCTCTACAAGGAAGGCCAGGCGGAGAACGCCCGCTTCCGAGAGAGCTTCATGCGTTGGCTGGAGGCACACCAGTTGGTGGGCGCCGTGCGCGCCATGAGTGAGCCGGGCGGTTCCCTGCCCATGCTGCACTTGAGGTGCGCCCCGCGCGTGCTGGACCAGCTGCGCCGCGCGCCGGAGTTCGAGGCGGGCACGATGATGCCGCTCGAACAGCTGTACTAG
- a CDS encoding malonic semialdehyde reductase, whose product MATTNTALDTDALEQLFTEARTYPGWLDRPVTEETLRRIYELARMAPTAVNSQPVRLVFVKSREAKEKLKPALAPNNVDKTMQAPVTVIVAYDTAFHEQMPKLFPSRDMKSVFAAQTPEAREQAAFMNGTLQAGYVILAARALGLDCGPMGGFDKAKVDEAFLQGTGWKSNLLINLGYGDPAKLHPRNPRLSFEDACRVD is encoded by the coding sequence ATGGCGACGACGAACACGGCCCTGGACACGGACGCGCTGGAGCAGCTCTTCACGGAGGCCCGCACCTACCCGGGCTGGCTGGACCGGCCGGTGACGGAGGAGACGCTGCGCCGCATCTACGAGCTGGCGCGCATGGCGCCCACCGCGGTCAACAGCCAGCCGGTGCGCCTGGTGTTCGTGAAGAGCCGCGAGGCCAAGGAGAAGCTCAAGCCCGCGCTGGCCCCGAACAACGTGGACAAGACGATGCAGGCGCCGGTGACGGTCATCGTGGCGTACGACACCGCGTTCCACGAGCAGATGCCCAAGCTGTTCCCGTCGCGCGACATGAAGAGCGTCTTCGCCGCCCAGACGCCGGAGGCACGCGAGCAGGCGGCCTTCATGAACGGCACCCTGCAGGCCGGCTACGTCATCCTCGCGGCGCGCGCGCTGGGGCTCGACTGCGGCCCCATGGGCGGCTTCGACAAGGCGAAGGTGGACGAGGCCTTCCTCCAGGGCACCGGCTGGAAGTCGAACCTCCTCATCAACCTGGGCTACGGCGACCCGGCGAAGCTCCACCCGCGCAACCCGCGTCTGTCTTTCGAGGACGCCTGCCGGGTGGACTGA